The following are from one region of the Trueperaceae bacterium genome:
- the rplL gene encoding 50S ribosomal protein L7/L12, with protein MAFDKDKLVEELGALTVLELTELVDALKETWGVEAAAAMPAGAMMAAGAAAPAEGEAAAEQDEFTVSIGDAGDKKLQVIKEVRGITNLGLKEAKELVEGGGVVKEGVSKDEAAEIKEKLEAAGATVEVK; from the coding sequence ATGGCGTTCGATAAGGACAAACTCGTCGAAGAACTCGGGGCGCTCACCGTCCTGGAACTCACCGAACTCGTCGATGCCCTCAAGGAGACCTGGGGCGTCGAGGCGGCCGCCGCGATGCCGGCCGGCGCCATGATGGCCGCCGGCGCCGCCGCGCCCGCCGAAGGCGAAGCCGCCGCGGAGCAGGACGAGTTCACCGTCAGCATCGGCGATGCCGGCGACAAGAAGCTGCAGGTCATCAAGGAGGTTCGCGGCATCACGAACCTCGGCCTCAAGGAGGCCAAGGAGCTCGTCGAAGGCGGGGGCGTCGTCAAGGAAGGCGTCTCCAAGGACGAAGCCGCCGAGATCAAGGAGAAGCTCGAAGCCGCGGGCGCGACCGTCGAGGTCAAGTAG
- the rplJ gene encoding 50S ribosomal protein L10 yields the protein MANPKNEAMVAELRESLADASTFFVVDYQGLSAGELGTLRAAVRNAGGRLLVAKNTLIRVVLQEQGVEGFDETLTGPTALVLVGDDPVAPVKALSDFAEEHDADLPVAKGGLLQGGQVGPEAFAKIAKLPSRDEILSELVGVLQAPMQRLVGVLSGPPRDLVSVMTNYKAKLEEGN from the coding sequence ATGGCGAATCCGAAGAACGAAGCGATGGTCGCCGAGCTCCGCGAGTCCCTCGCGGATGCGTCGACCTTCTTCGTCGTGGACTACCAGGGGCTCTCGGCGGGAGAACTCGGGACGTTGCGCGCCGCGGTGCGCAACGCCGGAGGTCGCCTGCTCGTCGCGAAGAACACGCTGATCCGCGTCGTCCTGCAGGAGCAGGGCGTCGAGGGGTTCGACGAGACGCTGACGGGACCGACCGCACTGGTCCTCGTCGGCGACGATCCCGTCGCCCCCGTCAAAGCGCTCAGCGACTTCGCCGAAGAGCACGATGCCGATCTACCCGTCGCCAAGGGCGGCCTGCTCCAAGGGGGGCAGGTCGGACCGGAGGCCTTCGCGAAGATCGCGAAGCTTCCGTCCCGCGACGAGATCCTCTCCGAGCTGGTGGGGGTGCTTCAGGCGCCCATGCAACGGCTCGTGGGGGTCCTCTCCGGCCCGCCGCGCGACCTGGTGTCCGTCATGACCAACTACAAGGCCAAGCTCGAGGAAGGAAACTGA